One genomic window of Polyangium aurulentum includes the following:
- a CDS encoding metallophosphoesterase — protein sequence MRRFWIVLYTVTAVLHVPFAIGLHEVLRRAGSPAPVLVAIAVAAILLALFWGRVRLVAYDRPVSTLRRLLVEEPYFAHWCATLVTLPFALAFGLVALASSPFLPPGASPSVGLIIAGGYGAGLALALWGVIVRRRWVRVRTVDVPIAGLPPAFDGYRIAHLSDLHIGSLNPREHAEGWVRRVNALDVDLVALTGDYVTSGVGFHGDIAAIIGAMRGKDGAIAVMGNHDYFGDGDPLITLLRNERVTVLRNERTLIARGDERIEIAGLDDTWTRRANIRRALDGRDTRTPLVVLAHDPQLFPELARRGASLVLSGHTHWGQVAVPFMATRYNLSTRAYRYHADIYKEGDATLYVHPGLGTTGPPVRLGVAPEITVLRLRPKGA from the coding sequence ATGCGAAGGTTCTGGATCGTCCTGTACACGGTGACGGCCGTCCTTCACGTGCCCTTCGCCATCGGCCTCCACGAAGTGCTGCGACGCGCCGGCTCCCCCGCGCCCGTCCTCGTCGCGATCGCGGTCGCCGCGATCCTCCTCGCCCTCTTCTGGGGTCGCGTGCGCCTCGTGGCGTACGATCGTCCGGTATCGACGCTGCGACGCCTGCTCGTCGAGGAGCCGTACTTCGCCCACTGGTGCGCGACGCTCGTCACCCTGCCCTTCGCGCTCGCGTTCGGCCTCGTCGCGCTCGCGTCGAGCCCGTTCCTTCCTCCCGGCGCGAGCCCGTCCGTCGGCCTGATCATCGCGGGCGGCTATGGCGCCGGGCTCGCCCTCGCGCTCTGGGGCGTGATCGTTCGTCGGCGCTGGGTCCGGGTGAGGACCGTCGACGTGCCCATCGCAGGCCTGCCCCCGGCCTTCGACGGCTACCGCATCGCGCACCTGTCCGACCTGCACATCGGCTCGCTGAACCCACGCGAGCACGCTGAAGGGTGGGTGCGTCGCGTCAACGCGCTCGACGTCGACCTCGTGGCCCTCACCGGCGACTACGTGACGAGCGGCGTCGGCTTCCACGGCGACATCGCGGCCATCATCGGCGCCATGCGCGGCAAGGACGGCGCGATCGCGGTGATGGGCAACCACGACTATTTCGGCGACGGCGATCCGCTGATCACCCTCCTGCGCAACGAGCGCGTCACCGTGCTGCGCAACGAGCGCACGCTGATCGCGCGCGGCGACGAGCGCATCGAGATCGCCGGCCTCGACGACACGTGGACGCGGCGCGCGAACATCCGCAGGGCGCTCGACGGTCGCGACACGCGCACGCCGCTCGTGGTGCTCGCCCACGACCCGCAGCTCTTCCCCGAGCTCGCGCGCCGAGGCGCGTCGCTCGTCTTGAGCGGCCACACGCACTGGGGCCAGGTCGCGGTGCCGTTCATGGCCACGCGCTACAACCTCTCGACGCGCGCCTACCGCTACCACGCGGACATCTACAAAGAGGGCGACGCGACGCTCTACGTCCACCCGGGCCTGGGCACCACCGGCCCCCCGGTGCGCCTCGGCGTCGCCCCCGAGATCACCGTGCTTCGCCTGCGTCCAAAGGGAGCGTAG
- a CDS encoding adenylate/guanylate cyclase domain-containing protein, which translates to MARLILQTAEGQQAIELRPVNSLGRHPNNSIQLLDKIVSKEHCIIELRGTQFYLRDLGSLNGTFINNERVRGEAPLKHGDEIALGSTRGRFDDSQAPTATMGGAPPTPPPVAPAPPPQPWTSTPQPPVAAPSPLAQSAHVLPQVAQANRPAAPGFVPPGPPRPGPPGPPPPPRPNPPVSGGTPSTQQPFEQSSPPGPHPPLPYNRQQPDARTFVTGPHSYVAQGTRIDLNDQARQIGTQIAAVEKGFLPFDRIANDLNQLRADYERLRLSHELSREIAAERDTTRLLEKILTAIFKFIRADRGVIFLRDDGGELAPRAMQRRDGTTAPISVSSTILNHVVKERAAVLTHDAAMDFAASKGKSMILNRISSAIVVPLVAPNNSQDVLGVLWLDSETLAQFQPKDLELVTAVAHQASMFIEINILGKKIENEIIARERFSRLLSPNIAERVMSGQLEVKQGGQRVEECTVFNSDIRGFTAMSENSKPEILVEMLNEYFELMVDTIFKYEGTLDKFMGDGIMAIWGAPVVHPDDAIRSVQCALEMGEVLGEFNRRRLAKDLSPLAVGIGIHTGPLVAGYIGSSKALSYTVIGDVANTSARLCSVALAGQIVVSETTHERLGTRFETEELPPAKVKGKEKPLRLFNVIRSATSVQVPGAITNEPTVTD; encoded by the coding sequence ATGGCTCGACTGATCCTGCAGACCGCCGAAGGGCAGCAGGCCATCGAGCTGCGGCCCGTGAACTCGTTGGGGCGCCACCCCAACAACTCGATTCAGCTCCTCGACAAGATCGTCTCCAAGGAGCACTGCATCATCGAGCTCCGCGGGACGCAGTTCTACCTGCGCGATCTGGGCAGCCTGAACGGGACGTTCATCAACAATGAGCGGGTCCGCGGCGAAGCACCGCTGAAGCACGGCGACGAGATCGCGCTCGGGTCGACCCGAGGGCGGTTCGACGACAGCCAGGCGCCCACGGCGACGATGGGCGGAGCGCCGCCGACGCCTCCTCCCGTGGCCCCGGCGCCGCCGCCGCAGCCGTGGACGAGCACGCCGCAGCCTCCCGTTGCCGCGCCCTCGCCGCTCGCGCAGTCGGCGCACGTGCTGCCCCAGGTCGCGCAGGCGAACAGGCCGGCCGCGCCGGGCTTCGTGCCGCCTGGGCCGCCGCGCCCGGGTCCGCCTGGGCCGCCGCCTCCGCCGCGTCCGAACCCGCCGGTTTCTGGCGGAACGCCGTCGACGCAGCAGCCGTTCGAGCAGTCGAGCCCGCCGGGGCCGCACCCGCCCTTGCCGTACAACCGGCAGCAACCGGACGCGCGCACGTTCGTCACGGGGCCGCACTCGTACGTCGCGCAGGGGACGCGCATCGATCTGAACGATCAGGCGCGGCAGATCGGGACGCAGATCGCGGCCGTCGAGAAGGGCTTCTTGCCCTTCGACCGCATCGCGAACGATCTGAACCAGCTCCGCGCCGACTACGAGCGGCTGCGGCTGTCGCACGAGCTGTCGCGCGAGATCGCCGCCGAGCGCGACACGACGCGGCTGCTCGAGAAGATCCTCACGGCGATCTTCAAGTTCATCCGCGCCGACCGCGGCGTGATCTTCCTGCGCGACGACGGCGGCGAGCTCGCTCCTCGCGCGATGCAGCGCCGCGACGGAACGACGGCGCCGATCAGCGTCTCGTCGACGATCTTGAACCACGTCGTCAAGGAGCGCGCCGCCGTGCTCACCCACGACGCGGCGATGGACTTCGCGGCGTCGAAGGGCAAGAGCATGATCCTGAACCGGATCAGCTCGGCCATCGTGGTGCCGCTCGTCGCGCCGAACAACAGCCAGGATGTGCTCGGCGTGCTCTGGCTCGACTCGGAGACGCTCGCGCAGTTCCAGCCGAAGGACCTCGAGCTGGTGACCGCGGTCGCGCACCAGGCCTCGATGTTCATCGAGATCAACATCCTCGGAAAGAAGATCGAGAACGAGATCATCGCGCGCGAGCGCTTCAGCCGGCTCCTGTCGCCGAACATCGCCGAGCGCGTGATGAGCGGTCAGCTCGAGGTGAAGCAGGGCGGCCAGCGCGTCGAGGAGTGCACCGTCTTCAACAGCGACATCCGCGGCTTCACCGCGATGAGCGAGAACTCGAAGCCCGAGATCCTCGTCGAGATGCTCAACGAGTACTTCGAGCTGATGGTGGACACGATCTTCAAGTACGAGGGCACGCTCGACAAGTTCATGGGCGACGGGATCATGGCGATCTGGGGCGCGCCCGTGGTGCACCCGGACGACGCGATCCGCAGCGTGCAGTGCGCGCTCGAGATGGGCGAGGTGCTCGGCGAGTTCAACCGAAGGCGCCTCGCGAAGGATCTGTCGCCGCTCGCGGTCGGCATCGGCATCCACACCGGGCCGCTCGTCGCGGGCTACATCGGCAGCTCGAAGGCGCTCTCGTACACGGTCATCGGCGACGTCGCGAACACGTCGGCGCGCCTGTGCTCGGTCGCGCTAGCCGGGCAGATCGTGGTCAGCGAGACGACGCACGAGAGGCTCGGCACGCGTTTCGAAACCGAGGAGCTTCCGCCGGCAAAGGTGAAGGGCAAGGAGAAGCCGCTCAGGCTCTTCAACGTGATCCGCTCTGCGACGAGCGTTCAGGTGCCCGGCGCCATCACCAACGAGCCGACGGTAACCGACTGA
- the glpK gene encoding glycerol kinase GlpK, with the protein MAAELLLAIDQGTTGTTSLVLDTTGTTRGRATCEFPQHFPRPGLVEHEPEEIWQSVLDSVKGALSAASITGDRIAAVGITNQRETTLVWERAGGRPIHRAIVWQDRRTADRCAELRASGHEEAVERTTGLVLDPYFSGTKLAWLLDNVEGARARAEAGELAFGTVDSYLVYRLSGGAVHATDVTNASRTLLMSLATLDWDASMLELFRAPRAVLPKIVDSAGKIATTRGFDPLPDGVPITGIAGDQQAALFGQACFDVGDAKCTYGTGAFVLVNTGHQALRSRFGLLTTVGWKIGAEVVFALEGSAFIAGAAVQWLRDGLGLIKSASEIEALARTVPSSEGVTFVPALSGLGAPYWDPDARGIIHGITRGTRAAHLARATLEGIALEVGDLLGAMCDDLGKPLGRMRVDGGGANNDLLMQFQADTSAVTIERPAELESTARGAAMLAGVGAGLFAGVRESARMSRVERTFEIAMDADARRAHRARWADAVARARSSRA; encoded by the coding sequence ATGGCGGCCGAGCTCCTCCTTGCGATCGATCAGGGGACCACGGGAACGACCTCGCTCGTGCTTGACACCACCGGGACCACCCGGGGACGGGCGACCTGCGAGTTTCCGCAACACTTTCCTCGCCCCGGCCTGGTCGAGCACGAGCCCGAAGAGATCTGGCAAAGCGTGCTCGACTCCGTGAAGGGCGCGCTCTCCGCAGCCTCCATCACCGGCGACCGCATCGCCGCGGTCGGCATCACCAACCAGCGCGAGACCACGCTCGTGTGGGAGCGCGCTGGCGGCCGCCCCATCCACCGCGCGATCGTCTGGCAGGACCGTCGCACGGCAGACCGCTGCGCCGAGCTGCGCGCCAGCGGCCACGAGGAGGCCGTCGAGCGCACGACGGGCCTCGTCCTCGACCCGTACTTCAGCGGCACCAAGCTCGCGTGGTTGCTCGACAACGTCGAGGGAGCCCGCGCGCGCGCAGAGGCGGGTGAGCTCGCCTTCGGCACGGTCGACAGCTACCTCGTCTACCGGCTCTCCGGCGGCGCCGTGCACGCGACCGACGTGACGAACGCCTCGCGCACCCTGCTCATGAGCCTCGCGACGCTCGACTGGGACGCCTCGATGCTCGAGCTGTTCCGTGCGCCTCGCGCCGTGCTGCCGAAGATCGTCGACAGCGCGGGGAAGATCGCGACCACGCGCGGGTTCGATCCCCTGCCCGACGGCGTGCCGATCACGGGCATCGCGGGCGACCAGCAGGCCGCGCTCTTCGGCCAGGCGTGCTTCGACGTCGGCGACGCGAAGTGCACCTACGGCACGGGCGCCTTCGTCCTCGTCAACACGGGCCATCAGGCGCTGCGTAGCCGCTTCGGTCTGCTCACCACGGTCGGATGGAAGATCGGCGCCGAGGTGGTCTTCGCGCTCGAGGGCAGCGCGTTCATCGCGGGCGCGGCCGTGCAGTGGCTGCGCGACGGGCTCGGGCTCATCAAGAGCGCCTCCGAGATCGAGGCGCTCGCCCGAACCGTACCGTCGAGCGAGGGCGTCACCTTCGTCCCTGCGCTGTCGGGGCTCGGCGCTCCCTACTGGGATCCGGACGCGCGCGGCATCATCCACGGCATCACGCGCGGAACCCGGGCCGCGCACCTCGCGCGGGCCACGCTCGAGGGCATCGCGCTCGAAGTCGGCGACCTGCTCGGCGCGATGTGCGACGACCTCGGCAAGCCGCTCGGGCGCATGCGCGTCGACGGCGGCGGCGCGAACAACGACCTGCTCATGCAGTTCCAGGCCGACACCTCGGCCGTGACGATCGAGCGTCCCGCGGAGCTCGAGTCCACCGCGCGGGGCGCCGCCATGCTCGCGGGCGTGGGGGCCGGGCTCTTCGCCGGCGTGCGCGAGTCGGCGCGCATGAGCCGCGTCGAGCGGACGTTCGAGATCGCCATGGACGCCGACGCGCGCAGGGCGCATCGAGCGCGCTGGGCGGATGCGGTTGCCCGCGCGCGATCGTCGCGCGCGTGA
- a CDS encoding UPF0158 family protein, with the protein MSKPENAPASGVASYRDIPIDWEALEDAFENNAPEVHSYLHLVTGDVLRVVDGVADPQMHARIAADQNYLRIDPVSSREQYRWMERFIPMVEDLELQAKLTQAIDGKGAFRRFKDVLMSYGPERERWFSFRSERLRIFMEAWLNAHALNPVARPVWVPEAPARNDGGPPSETTVATPAAAAAAPPVREREEISREPRRGKSVETLRKNLRDIAEALGPRDLDTLTSFAEFLKARRAARAFAHHYADTHVHGEEEPAPASQEIVGGEARSSSA; encoded by the coding sequence ATGTCCAAGCCTGAAAATGCCCCCGCTTCGGGGGTCGCTTCTTATCGGGACATCCCCATCGACTGGGAGGCGCTGGAGGATGCTTTCGAAAACAACGCGCCCGAGGTGCACTCTTATCTTCATCTGGTGACGGGTGATGTCCTCAGGGTCGTGGACGGGGTCGCGGATCCGCAGATGCATGCCCGCATCGCGGCCGACCAGAACTATCTGCGCATCGATCCGGTGAGCTCGCGCGAGCAGTACCGCTGGATGGAGCGCTTCATCCCCATGGTCGAGGACCTGGAGCTGCAGGCCAAGCTCACCCAAGCCATCGACGGCAAGGGTGCGTTCCGGCGCTTCAAGGACGTCCTCATGAGCTATGGCCCGGAGCGCGAGCGCTGGTTCTCGTTCCGCAGCGAGCGGCTGCGGATCTTCATGGAGGCGTGGCTGAACGCGCACGCGCTCAACCCGGTCGCGCGCCCCGTCTGGGTCCCCGAGGCGCCCGCCCGCAACGACGGCGGTCCCCCGAGCGAGACCACGGTCGCGACGCCCGCTGCGGCCGCTGCAGCTCCGCCCGTGCGCGAGCGCGAGGAGATCTCGCGTGAGCCTCGGCGTGGCAAGAGCGTCGAGACGCTCCGCAAGAACCTGCGCGACATCGCCGAGGCGCTCGGCCCGCGCGATCTCGACACGCTCACCTCGTTCGCCGAGTTCCTCAAGGCGAGGCGCGCGGCCCGCGCGTTCGCGCACCACTACGCCGACACGCACGTGCACGGCGAAGAGGAGCCGGCGCCGGCGTCGCAAGAGATCGTCGGCGGCGAGGCTCGCTCGAGCTCGGCCTGA
- a CDS encoding gamma-butyrobetaine hydroxylase-like domain-containing protein, giving the protein MTGDLKITPTMVKAPHGARVMNIEWADGHKSVLPHDTLRGYCPCAVCQGHGGEIKYVPGGDLDIRDIQQVGNYALQFTWGDRHDTGIYTFRYLRSLCQCDECRPTFEPGKVP; this is encoded by the coding sequence ATGACGGGCGATCTGAAGATCACCCCCACGATGGTCAAGGCCCCCCACGGCGCGAGGGTCATGAACATCGAGTGGGCAGACGGGCACAAGAGCGTGTTGCCGCACGATACGCTGCGCGGCTACTGCCCGTGCGCGGTGTGCCAGGGGCACGGCGGGGAGATCAAGTACGTGCCAGGGGGCGACCTCGACATTCGCGACATCCAGCAGGTGGGCAACTACGCGTTGCAGTTCACCTGGGGCGATCGCCACGACACGGGCATCTACACGTTCCGCTACCTGCGCTCGCTCTGCCAGTGCGACGAGTGCCGTCCGACGTTCGAACCGGGGAAGGTGCCGTGA
- a CDS encoding RNA polymerase sigma factor, translating to MTRIREGDDEAVAEIYDRYAAMAFGLALKIVRDQVEAEDVVHDAFVAVVERADQYRSERGTVVAWLITTVRNLSLDRARRRMRRAQITDDELRHAPNEPVVDPETATWTEYERLAVRKALGALPDAQRATLETAFFEGLTYPEIAEREGIPLGTVKSRAARALSAMRDALGEALEMEVGEVKGEP from the coding sequence ATGACCCGCATCCGCGAGGGCGACGACGAAGCCGTCGCGGAGATCTACGACCGCTACGCCGCGATGGCTTTCGGCCTGGCGCTGAAGATCGTGCGCGACCAGGTCGAGGCCGAGGACGTGGTGCACGACGCGTTCGTCGCGGTGGTGGAGCGCGCGGATCAGTACCGCTCCGAGCGGGGGACGGTGGTCGCGTGGCTCATCACGACGGTTCGCAACCTGTCGCTCGACCGCGCGCGGCGCCGGATGCGGCGGGCGCAGATCACCGACGACGAGCTGCGCCACGCGCCGAACGAGCCGGTGGTGGATCCGGAGACGGCCACGTGGACGGAGTACGAGCGGCTGGCCGTGCGCAAGGCGCTCGGAGCCTTGCCGGACGCGCAGCGGGCGACGTTGGAGACCGCATTCTTCGAGGGACTGACGTACCCGGAGATCGCCGAGCGCGAGGGAATCCCGCTGGGGACCGTGAAGTCACGCGCCGCGCGGGCGCTGTCGGCGATGCGGGACGCTCTCGGAGAGGCGCTCGAGATGGAGGTCGGCGAGGTGAAGGGCGAGCCCTGA
- a CDS encoding acetyl-CoA carboxylase carboxyltransferase subunit alpha, translated as MAAFVLPFEKPVVDLVERVKELRALAASDQRFEPELARLEEKTSRLVRELFANLSPIQKVQLSRHANRPYTLDYVKRLFTGFVELKGDRRFAEDPAIVGGLASYHGRSVVVVGHQKGRGTKENVKRNFGMPHPEGYRKAIRLYELADKFGLPILTFIDTPGAYPGIGAEERGQSEAIGSALSAMARVRVPIVATIIGEGGSGGALALGVANRVLVLEFGCYSVITPEGCAAILWNDGSRAEEAANQLKITAPDLLQLGVVDGIVEEPTGGAHQDHDAAARMLDATLWTTLTSLDGLSPEELVEDRYRRFRGLGAYLA; from the coding sequence GTGGCAGCGTTCGTCCTTCCCTTCGAAAAGCCGGTCGTCGACCTCGTCGAGAGGGTCAAAGAGTTGCGGGCGCTCGCCGCGAGCGACCAGCGCTTCGAGCCCGAGCTCGCGCGCCTCGAGGAGAAGACCTCGCGGCTCGTGCGCGAGCTCTTCGCCAACCTCAGCCCGATCCAGAAGGTCCAGCTCTCGCGCCATGCGAACCGGCCCTACACGCTCGACTACGTCAAGCGCCTGTTCACGGGCTTCGTCGAGCTGAAGGGCGATCGCCGCTTCGCCGAGGATCCGGCGATCGTCGGAGGGCTCGCCTCGTACCACGGGCGCAGCGTCGTCGTGGTCGGCCACCAGAAGGGGCGCGGGACGAAGGAGAACGTCAAGCGCAACTTCGGCATGCCCCACCCCGAGGGCTACCGGAAGGCGATTCGCCTCTACGAGCTCGCCGACAAGTTCGGCCTGCCGATCCTCACGTTCATCGACACGCCCGGCGCTTATCCCGGCATCGGCGCCGAGGAGCGCGGTCAGAGCGAGGCGATCGGATCGGCGCTCTCCGCGATGGCCCGCGTGCGTGTGCCCATCGTGGCCACGATCATCGGCGAGGGCGGCTCGGGTGGAGCGCTCGCGCTCGGCGTGGCCAACCGCGTGCTCGTGCTCGAGTTCGGTTGCTACTCGGTGATCACGCCCGAAGGCTGCGCGGCGATCCTCTGGAACGACGGCTCGCGCGCCGAAGAAGCGGCGAACCAGCTCAAGATCACCGCGCCCGATCTGCTCCAGCTCGGCGTGGTCGACGGCATCGTCGAGGAGCCCACGGGCGGCGCGCACCAGGATCACGACGCGGCCGCGAGGATGCTCGACGCGACGCTGTGGACGACGCTCACGTCGCTCGACGGCCTGTCGCCCGAGGAGCTGGTCGAGGATCGCTACCGGAGGTTCCGCGGCCTCGGAGCCTACTTGGCGTGA
- a CDS encoding Gfo/Idh/MocA family protein — MSVRVALIGCGAWGQNLLRTLGESPIAQLVAVADASPARRDFARAHAPASARIVATLEEAIEAGARAVVIATPSTTHANVALAAIEAGMDVLVEKPLALTAAEADVCAARAAATGRVGMVGHLLRYHPAVRRLLALVEEGHLGEVRHLGAARLSIRGDRTVSALWSLGPHDLSVLHALDPRGFSTIEAVTAAGGDPVVLHARTDKGITARIELSRAHPTKERRIVVVGTARTAVLDDVRAPDRIVVARSEGGQLEEEIRVAWREPLAVEIEHFLSCVEDRARPLTPFEEGAAVVRALAEAEVFREVGSRAATLPLDAGEAR, encoded by the coding sequence GTGAGCGTGCGCGTGGCGCTGATCGGCTGCGGCGCCTGGGGACAGAACCTGCTCCGCACGCTGGGCGAAAGTCCGATCGCACAGCTCGTGGCCGTCGCGGATGCGAGCCCTGCGCGGCGCGACTTTGCCCGCGCGCATGCGCCCGCGTCGGCGCGGATCGTCGCGACGCTCGAGGAGGCGATCGAGGCTGGCGCGCGCGCCGTCGTCATCGCGACGCCCTCGACCACGCACGCGAACGTGGCGCTCGCGGCGATCGAGGCGGGCATGGATGTGCTCGTCGAGAAGCCTCTCGCGCTCACCGCAGCGGAGGCGGACGTGTGCGCGGCGCGTGCGGCCGCGACGGGGCGCGTGGGCATGGTGGGGCATCTGCTCCGCTATCACCCGGCGGTGCGGCGCCTGCTCGCGCTGGTCGAGGAGGGGCATCTCGGCGAGGTTCGACATCTCGGCGCGGCGCGGCTGTCGATACGCGGAGATCGGACCGTGTCGGCGCTGTGGTCTCTCGGTCCGCACGATCTCTCCGTTCTGCACGCGCTCGACCCGCGCGGTTTCTCCACCATCGAGGCCGTGACGGCCGCGGGCGGAGATCCGGTCGTGTTGCACGCGCGAACCGACAAGGGGATCACGGCGCGCATCGAGCTGTCGCGCGCGCATCCCACGAAGGAGCGGCGCATCGTCGTCGTGGGGACTGCGCGCACGGCGGTGCTCGACGACGTGCGCGCGCCCGATCGCATCGTGGTGGCGCGAAGCGAAGGCGGACAGCTCGAGGAGGAGATCCGCGTCGCGTGGCGCGAGCCGCTCGCGGTGGAGATCGAGCACTTCCTGTCCTGCGTCGAAGATCGCGCGCGTCCCCTCACGCCCTTCGAGGAGGGCGCCGCCGTCGTGCGCGCGCTGGCCGAGGCCGAGGTCTTCCGCGAGGTGGGATCGCGCGCCGCTACGCTCCCTTTGGACGCAGGCGAAGCACGGTGA
- the yihA gene encoding ribosome biogenesis GTP-binding protein YihA/YsxC: MSDKRAPQKARAGGAPARGEGVKKTGAKSAEPKPKPKANLDPKQIIEASFVAGAGPGSSLPAPAMAEIAFAGRSNVGKSSLINALVERKNLVRSGATPGVTRQINLFEARARDGAVFHLVDLPGYGFAKRSKAETASWKDLIEGYMRTRVTLAAVVLLVDARRGVEQDDLDLVQFVEEARDATRRPVQIVVVATKVDKVGSSSRQAALAAIGRQVGRKVVGFSAVTGEGRTELWTLLRRATLGEGAPDQNG, encoded by the coding sequence GTGAGCGACAAGCGTGCGCCGCAGAAGGCTCGAGCCGGCGGCGCGCCGGCCCGCGGTGAAGGTGTGAAGAAGACGGGCGCGAAGAGCGCCGAGCCCAAGCCGAAGCCCAAGGCGAACCTCGATCCGAAGCAGATCATCGAGGCCTCGTTCGTCGCGGGGGCAGGTCCAGGCAGCTCGCTGCCGGCTCCTGCGATGGCCGAGATCGCGTTCGCGGGTCGGTCGAACGTGGGCAAGTCGAGCCTCATCAACGCGCTCGTCGAGCGCAAGAACCTCGTGCGCTCGGGCGCGACGCCTGGCGTGACGCGGCAGATCAACCTCTTCGAGGCGCGCGCGCGCGACGGGGCGGTCTTTCATCTCGTCGACTTGCCGGGCTACGGCTTCGCCAAGCGCTCGAAGGCCGAGACGGCGTCGTGGAAGGATCTGATCGAGGGCTACATGCGCACGCGCGTGACGCTCGCGGCGGTGGTGCTGCTCGTCGATGCGCGTCGTGGGGTCGAGCAGGACGATCTCGATCTCGTGCAGTTCGTGGAGGAGGCGCGCGACGCGACGCGCCGGCCGGTGCAGATTGTCGTAGTGGCCACCAAGGTGGACAAGGTGGGCAGTTCGTCGCGTCAGGCGGCGCTCGCGGCGATCGGGCGGCAGGTTGGGCGGAAGGTGGTGGGGTTTTCGGCGGTGACGGGGGAGGGGCGCACGGAGCTGTGGACGCTTTTGCGCAGGGCTACGCTGGGTGAGGGCGCTCCGGATCAAAACGGTTGA